The Deltaproteobacteria bacterium DNA window GCGTGAGAGTGTCGACGGGTCAGTTGACCGCCTCCGCCGAAGCATGCAGCCCGGTCGACGCCGCGCGTTCGAAGAGAAACGCGGGGTGCAGGAGGAGCGCGAGTGCCGGCAACAGCGTGATTGCGCCGAGGCTCGAAACGACCATCGCAAGGGCGACGAGCACCCCGAGCTCGATGTGGAAGACGAATCCGGAAGCGCACAGGACGAGGTAGCCGCCCGCGATGGCGGACGACACGTAGACGATGGCCTTTCCTGACGATTGCATCGTGCTCGCGAGAGCCAAGCCGGGCGTGCGGCTGGTGGCGAGCTCCTCCCGAAAGCGGAACAGGAAGTAGACGGCGTAGTCCGAGCCGATGCCGACCGCCATGGCGGCAATCGGGGAGGTGATGACGTCGAGCGGGATGCCGGCGAATCCCATGACCGCGAAGTTCGTCAGCACGGCCAAGGCGAGCGGCGTAGCCACCATCAGGCCGCCGATCGCCGATCGAAGGACGAGTCCGGATACCAGGATGATGATCACGCCGATCTGCGCCATGTTGAGCACCTTGCCGTGGACCATCGCCTCGGTGAGGGCCGCGCTGGAAGCGATCGTGCCCGAGTAGCGCACCACGAAGTCCGGCGGGAAGGTGCGCGCCACCTCGGCGCGGACGCGTTCGAGTAGATGCTCCCCGTACTCGGTCGAGTCGTTGCGCAAGAAGACGCGTACGGCGGCGCGGCGATGCTCCACGTCGATCTGGCTGTTCAAGTCCTCCGGTCCACCGGACATCGAGTAGAGGAACAGGTACTGGCTGACGAGGTCGGCGGACGGAGGGATCGTCACGCGGCCGGCGGGCGCCCCCGTTATCGCGCGGTGCATCTCGCTGAGATAGTCGACGATCGAGAGGGTCTTGCCGACGTCTCGATCGCGCTCGACGAAGCGTTGCAGGTTCGCGATCGCCGCCAGCGCCGCCGGATCGTGGAGAGCGCCATCCCTCGGTCCCTCGACCAGGAACACGAGGGTGTTGGTGCCGCTGAACGTGCGTCCGAGGATGTCGTCCGCGACGCGAACCGGGTGCGAGGCGGGGAACTGGCGTTTGAACGTCGTGTCGACGTGGATCCGCATGGCGCCGACGAGCGCGAGCAGCACGGTGACGCCGGACGCCGCCACGATGGCGCCGGGATGGCCGGCGACGAGCGTGGCGAGGCGGCCGAGCATCCAGGATATGACGCGACCGCTCCGCGCTTCACGGGCGATCTCGTCGTACTTGGGAGCCGGCAGCAAGGCCCGCAGGGCCGGCGTCAAGGTCAACTCGATCAGCAGCGTCGCGAGGATGCCGAAGCCCGCGAGCAGTCCGAAGTTGCGGATCACGGCGGTGCGGAAAGCGATCAGCGAGAAGAACGACAAGGCGGCGATCGCGCCGGCCGTGAGCATGACCGGGCCGACGCGGGTCACCGCGACGCGGACCGCGACGTGGGCATCGCGGTAACGTTCGAACTCCTCGTAGTACCGTTTGAGGATCTGCACGGCATGCCCCGCCGCGACGGCGAGTATGAGAATTGGCGTCGTCGTGTTGAACGGGTCCAGGGGAACGCGCAGAAAGCCCATCAAGCCGAGGCTCCAGACGACCGCGAGGACGGCGGTCAGCACGGGCAGCACCATCCCTTGCACGGTTCGGAAGGCTTCGTAGTGGAGCAGGGCGATCATGAGGAGCGCGATCGGGAAGAGCACGACGGTGCGCTCGGTGATGCGCGCGAGCCCCGCGTTCAGGGCCACGGTGCCTCCGAGATACACATCGAACGTTCCGTCGTTCTCCTCGGCGACGATCTGCGCCACTCGTTGCTCGACCTCGGGGTAGCCGGGAAGCTCCGGGCTCAGCTTGAAGTTCGCGATGATGGCGGTCGCCGTGTCGTCCTCGGAGACGACGGTGCCGACGTAGAAGGGATTGACATGGATCCGGCGCCGCACCTCGGCGATGGCCGCGGGCGTGGTGGGCGCCGCTTCGAGAACCTGGCGGACCAGCATGGACTCGCCGTCGCCCTCGATCGCTTTGACGAGCGGTGAGGCGAGGCTGAGATACGTCGAACGGATCAGGCCTTGCACCTCGCCGATCCGGCGAGTGAGGCGCTCCACCTTGCGCAGGAAGGGCGGGGTGTAGATGTTGCCGTCCTTCGGAAACAGCCCCACCACGATCAGGTTCTTCTCCCCGAAAGTTCGCTCCAGCGTCTTCAGCGCCTGGATGTACGGGTGATCCTGCGGCAGGTTCGCGTCCGGATCGATCTCGACGCGCAGCGCGGGGAGCTGCGACGCCCAGAAAGCCGTCACGGCGAGCATCGCGAGGACGACGAAGAGGCGATGGCGGACGACCCAGTCGACGTAGCGCTCGAACGCGCTCACTCGCCCCCCGCCATGCACGGCTATTTGCCCGCGCCGCCGCTCGCCGGTCAAGGACGCTCCGCGTCGTGTGTCGTGCATGGCGTCGGCGACGCCGCGATGCTACGCGGGCGCACGGCGGCGTCGGCGAGGGATCCGGAAG harbors:
- a CDS encoding MMPL family transporter — its product is MSAFERYVDWVVRHRLFVVLAMLAVTAFWASQLPALRVEIDPDANLPQDHPYIQALKTLERTFGEKNLIVVGLFPKDGNIYTPPFLRKVERLTRRIGEVQGLIRSTYLSLASPLVKAIEGDGESMLVRQVLEAAPTTPAAIAEVRRRIHVNPFYVGTVVSEDDTATAIIANFKLSPELPGYPEVEQRVAQIVAEENDGTFDVYLGGTVALNAGLARITERTVVLFPIALLMIALLHYEAFRTVQGMVLPVLTAVLAVVWSLGLMGFLRVPLDPFNTTTPILILAVAAGHAVQILKRYYEEFERYRDAHVAVRVAVTRVGPVMLTAGAIAALSFFSLIAFRTAVIRNFGLLAGFGILATLLIELTLTPALRALLPAPKYDEIAREARSGRVISWMLGRLATLVAGHPGAIVAASGVTVLLALVGAMRIHVDTTFKRQFPASHPVRVADDILGRTFSGTNTLVFLVEGPRDGALHDPAALAAIANLQRFVERDRDVGKTLSIVDYLSEMHRAITGAPAGRVTIPPSADLVSQYLFLYSMSGGPEDLNSQIDVEHRRAAVRVFLRNDSTEYGEHLLERVRAEVARTFPPDFVVRYSGTIASSAALTEAMVHGKVLNMAQIGVIIILVSGLVLRSAIGGLMVATPLALAVLTNFAVMGFAGIPLDVITSPIAAMAVGIGSDYAVYFLFRFREELATSRTPGLALASTMQSSGKAIVYVSSAIAGGYLVLCASGFVFHIELGVLVALAMVVSSLGAITLLPALALLLHPAFLFERAASTGLHASAEAVN